The Pontibacter sp. SGAir0037 DNA segment TCTACCTGCTCACTCTGCTCGATACGTGAAACGGTCTGCTGGCTCACTCCCAGCTCGTATGCTAGGGTTTCCTGCTTCATGGCGCGCAGCTCCCGGATGCGGCTGATCTTCCTGCCCATATGTACAGCAGAAGGTCGTGTTGATGTCGTTTCCATTCAGTAAATATATTAAATTTTAGTTGGAGTAGAAATCCATTTATGGCGCTTATGGCGCAAAGCTGAAATAAATCAAAATTACCAGGTACCTCCCCTTCGTATTAATCGAATATATTCAATAAAATTTTGCAATCACCTTATAAAAATATATTTTAATCCATATATTTATTAAAACTTTCAAATTATACCCACCAATCTTTTTAATGAGCCAACTTGCCATTTTACGTCGGCACCTGACCATATTACGCTTGGTGCAGCCCCCTTTTTTGTACCCTAGCAAAGCTAAAATACTGGAACGTTTGCAGGATGAGGAACTGGATTCACTTTCACCCAGAACATTTGACCGTGATAAACGAGACATAGAGGACTTTTACGGCATCCGGGTTGAATACTGCTCCAGGCGGAGAGGCTATTACCTGCACCAACCCGAGGATGAGGACCTGTCTAATTTTCGCCAGTTTTTCCAGTTGCTGGAGCGTAGCGAGCGGCTGGCTTTTTTAACCAATTCCTCTGATGCCCTGCGCACCAGCAAATACCTGCTGCTGGAAGAGAGCCCTAACCAACAGGGTTTACAACACTTACCCGTTCTATGGGAGGCGCTGCGCATGCAACGGCAGGTTTCATTCAGCTATCAGACCTTTCACTCACCTAAACCGAAACCGTACCAGCTAGACCCGCTTATGCTGCTGGAGTACCGCAACCGCTGGTACCTGGCCGCCTGGGACGCCGTAGGAAAGCGTTTCAAGACTTTCGGCCTGGAGCGTATCCAGGAGCCTCGGTTAACCGCTGTGCCTGTTCGGGAAGACAGAAGGGCGGAGTTCCTGGTCCTGAAGCAGGATGCGCTGGG contains these protein-coding regions:
- a CDS encoding YafY family protein encodes the protein MSQLAILRRHLTILRLVQPPFLYPSKAKILERLQDEELDSLSPRTFDRDKRDIEDFYGIRVEYCSRRRGYYLHQPEDEDLSNFRQFFQLLERSERLAFLTNSSDALRTSKYLLLEESPNQQGLQHLPVLWEALRMQRQVSFSYQTFHSPKPKPYQLDPLMLLEYRNRWYLAAWDAVGKRFKTFGLERIQEPRLTAVPVREDRRAEFLVLKQDALGVYIGPDHEVADVVLRVDQIMSPYVRTVPIHHSQTVVAEDETGITVALRIIVCKELEAAILGFGEHVEVLEPVELRERIRERVQQMVSQYRE